The following are encoded in a window of Glandiceps talaboti chromosome 5, keGlaTala1.1, whole genome shotgun sequence genomic DNA:
- the LOC144435106 gene encoding UBA-like domain-containing protein 2, giving the protein MDGLKEQIMISQFVMAAGCAADTAKQFLQKAHWQFETALSIFFQGDVLPSCPHHPHQNGHALCTPANTPATPPNFPDALSAFSKMSTSDKVLGGSPKMSSSPVEVEAQR; this is encoded by the exons ATGGACGGTCTAAAGGAGCAAATTATGATAAGCCAGTTTGTTATGGCTGCCGGGTGTGCAGCAGACACAGCAAAACAGTTTTTACAAAAGGCACATTGGCAGTTTGAG ACGGCGTTAAGTATATTTTTTCAAGGTGACGTACTTCCTAGCTGTCCTCATCATCCACATCAAAATGGCCACGCG CTTTGTACGCCAGCTAACACACCAGCAACACCTCCAAACTTTCCAGATGCTCTGTCTGCCTTTTCAAAGATGTCAACGTCAGATAAAGTGCTTGGCGGATCGCCGAAAATGTCGTCGTCGCCTGTGGAAGTCGAAGCCCAAAGATAA